GGTGCAGGGAGGGCCGGCGCGCGTGGTGGTCTACGCGCTGCCCTGACCTCCCGCAGCGAGGGCTCAGCCCGGCCTGGGCGGCTCAGCGGCGGGGCTCGAGCAGGCAGACGCCCGACCAGGGCCGGCCCGGCGTCCCGTAGGGCTGCTCCGGCAGCTTCGCGAAGAGGGACATGGGGAAGCGCAGGCGCTTGAGCTTGCCGGCCGTGCGGAAGACGGACACCGCGCTCACGATGTTCCAGCCCAGGGGCTCGAAGACCTTGGGCCCTTCGTCCGGGGCGAACTGCATCGTCGCCGTGCCCTGCAGCGCATTCTTCGAGCGCTTGGCGACGAGGTGCAGCACCGCTGCGTTGGGAAGGTCCGTGATCCACCGGAAGGTGGAGGGCAGCGCCACGAGGTCGCGCGCGAGGCCGAGCGCCATCTCCGGCGGCAGGTACACGAGCAGCCCCTCCGTGATGACCAGCACCCGGCGGAAGCGCTCGCCCATGCGTGCGAAGAGGGCGCGGCGCGCCTCGAGGTCCGCGAGATCCAGCGCCACCCGCTCGAGCTTGCAGCGCGGCTGCTCGCCCACGAGCGCCGCCTCCTTCGCGGCGATCATGTCCGCGTGGTCCACCTCGATCCACGTGAGCGTCGCCGGCAGCTCGAGCCGGTAGGGCCGGCTGTCCAGCCCCGCCGCGAGGTTGAGCACCGCATCGGCGCCGTCGCGCACGGCGTCGCGCACCAGGGCGTCGATGAGCCAGGTGCGCGCCACGATGGGCCAGGAGCCGCCCATCGCACCGGAGAGGCGCCGCTGCAGGTCCTCGCCGAGCGGCCCCGCGAGCTTGCGCGCCTGCGGGTCGTGGAAGAGCGCATCCTTGCGCTCGGACTCGAGGGCCCGGCACATGGCCACCCAGTGGGCGGTGTCCTGCACGCGTTCGACGTTCTGAGGGGAGGGACTCATGCGCTCACCCTAGCGCATCGGCGCAGGGCCGCGGCGTCAGGCTTCGGGGGCCACGGTGAGCGCGGGCGGGTCACTTGCCGGGAAGGACTCGAGCGAGGCCTCCAGCACCACGTCCCGCTCGCCGTTGGCCATCAGGCT
This Aggregicoccus sp. 17bor-14 DNA region includes the following protein-coding sequences:
- a CDS encoding SAM-dependent methyltransferase, with the translated sequence MSPSPQNVERVQDTAHWVAMCRALESERKDALFHDPQARKLAGPLGEDLQRRLSGAMGGSWPIVARTWLIDALVRDAVRDGADAVLNLAAGLDSRPYRLELPATLTWIEVDHADMIAAKEAALVGEQPRCKLERVALDLADLEARRALFARMGERFRRVLVITEGLLVYLPPEMALGLARDLVALPSTFRWITDLPNAAVLHLVAKRSKNALQGTATMQFAPDEGPKVFEPLGWNIVSAVSVFRTAGKLKRLRFPMSLFAKLPEQPYGTPGRPWSGVCLLEPRR